In Sulfitobacter sp. LCG007, the sequence ATGGTCAAGGCGCTGCGCCGCGGCGATCAGGTCGTGACCCAGGGCGGCATCGTCGGCAAGGTTTCCAAGGTCAAGGAAGATGGCGAGCTCGAACTCGAGATCGCCGAGGGCGTAAAGGTCCGCGTGATCCAGAGCACCATCGCATCGGTGATCTCCAAGACCGAGCCGGCCAAGTAGTTTAGCCGTCCAAGACGCTGAAAAGGCGCAGAAATGATCCAACTTGAACTCTGGAAGAGGATCGCGATCATACTGGCCTGCTTGGTCGGTCTGGCGCTTGCCTTTCCCAATGCCTTCTATACCCGGGTCGAGACCCACAACGACGCCGTCGCCGCCATCGAGGCGGGAGGCGTAACGCCCGAGCTCGAGGCGCAGGCAGCGCTCTGGCCTTCCTGGCTGCCGTCGGATCTCGTCAATCTTGGGCTTGACCTGCGCGGCGGCGCGCATCTTCTGGCCGAGGTGCAGGTCGAGGATGTCTATGCAACCCGGATGGAGTCGTTCTGGCCGGTAGTGCGCGATGCGCTGCGTCCGGAACGCGCCGCGGTGGGGACGATCCGGCTCCTGCCCAGCCCGCCGGACCGGCTCCAGATCAGGATATCCCAGCCGGAGGGCATGGCGCGCGCGCTGGAAGTCGTGCGGGGCCTCGCCACGCCGGTCACATCGCTTACCGGGATCGGCGGCAACGACATCGACGTCACCGGGCAGGGCGACACGATCACGGTCACGCTTTCCGAGGCGGAACGGCTCGCGACCGACGAGAGGACCGTCCAGCAGAGCCTCGAGATCATCCGCAGGCGGATCGACGAGGTCGGCACGCGCGAACCGACGATCCAGCGGCAGGGCGACAACCGCATTCTCATCCAGGTGCCCGGTATCGGTTCGGCCAGCGAGCTGAAGGACCTGATCGGCACGACGGCGCAACTGACCTTCAACCCGGTCGTCTCGCGCGGCACCGATGCCAATGCGTCCGCCGGCGTGGGCAACAGGGTCGTCCCGTCGCTCGACGATGCGGGCGTGTATTACACCATCGAGTCAGCGCCCGTGGTTACAGGTGAAGAGCTTGTCGATGCGCAGCCTTCCTTCGATCAGGACGGTCGCCCGGCGGTCAGCTTCCGCTTCAACACCTCCGGCGCGCGCAAGTTCGGCGACTATACCGCCGAGAACATCGGTGCGCCCTTCGCCATCGTGCTCGACAACGAGGTGATCAGCGCGCCCGTCATCCAGAGCCACATCCCCGGTGGATCGGGAATCATCACCGGCAACTTCGACGTGGCGGAATCCACCAATCTCGCCATCCTGCTGCGCGCGGGCGCATTGCCGGCACGGCTCGACTTTCTCGAGGAGCGCACCATCGGCCCCGAACTCGGTCAGGACAGCATCGACGCCGGCAAGATCGCCACCATCGTCGCCTTCGTGGCGGTGCTGGGCTACATGGTCCTGAGCTACGGGCTTTTCGGCATCTTCGCCAACATCGCCCTGATCATCAACATCGCGATGATCTTCGGGCTGCTCAGCCTCATCGGCGCGACGCTGACCCTGCCGGGTATCGCAGGGATCGTGCTGACCGTCGGGATGGCCGTCGACGCGAACGTGCTGATTTTCGAGCGTATCCGCGAAGAGCTGAAGACCGCCAAGGGTCCCGCGCGGGCGATAAGCCTCGGCTACGAACGCGCCATGTCGGCGATCGTCGATGCCAACATCACCACCCTGATCACGGCGATCATCCTCTTTGCGATGGGCTCGGGTCCCGTGCGGGGGTTCGCAATCACACTCGGCCTCGGGATCGTCACCTCGGTCTTCACCGCCATCTTCGTCACGCGGCTGCTCGTGATCATCTGGTTCGAACGCCGCCGCCCCAAGACAATCGAGGTCTGACATGCGCCTGAGAATGGTCAAGGACGATACGCATTTCGACTTCTTCGGTCGCTGGAAGCTCTGGCTGGGCATTTCCGGGGTCCTGATGGTCGTCGCGCTCGTCTCGTTTCTGCTCCAGGGGCTCAACTACGGGATCGACTTCCGCGGCGGCACGACCATCCGGACCGAAAGTCCCCGTGCCGTCGATATCGGCGAATACCGCAGCGCGATCGACACGCTGGGCCTTGGCGACATCACCATCACCGAGATCTTCGATCCCGCGTTCGGAGACGACCAGAACGTCGCGATGATCCGAATCCAGGCACAGGACGATCAGGAAGCGGTGTCCGCCGAGCTGATCGCTCAGGTGGAAGAGGCGTTGAAGACGGTGCGTCCGGATATCCGCTTCGTCTCCGTCGAATCCGTCGGGCCCAAGGTGTCTGGCGAGTTGATCCAGACGGCCGTGATCGCTGTCGGCCTCGCCATCGGGGCGGTGCTGATCTATATCTGGCTGCGCTTCGAATGGCAGTTCGCCCTCGGCGCGGTGCTTGCGCTTGTGCATGACGTCGTGCTGACCATCGGGGTGTTCTCCGAGATCCAGATCCGCTTCGACCTTGCCATCATCGCGGCGCTGCTGACCATCGTGGGATATTCGCTCAACGACACGGTGGTGGTCTTCGACCGTGTGCGCGAGAACCTGCGCAAGTACAAGAAGCGCCCCCTCAAGGAAGTGCTGAACCTGTCGATCAACGAGACGCTGAGCCGGACCCTGATGACGTCGTTCACCACGCTCCTGGCGCTTGTCGCGCTCTATGTGCTGGGCGGTGACGTGATACGCGGATTCGTCTTCGCGATGATCTGGGGTGTGGTGGTCGGCACATATTCGTCGATATTCGTGGCCTCCGCGATCCTGCTTTACCTCGGCGTAAAGCGCGACTGGTCGAAACCCGACGCCAACGCCGGAACGCAGTTCGCCAACATCGATGCCTGAGGCCCTCGGTTCGGTCCTCCAGACGGACGGGCTGATCTGGCTGCTGATTGCCGTCATCGCGGCGGGCCTGGTGCGCGGCTTTTCGGGATTCGGGTCCGCCATGGTGATGATGCCGGTCGCCGCCTCCGTTCTCACCCCCTTCGCGGCCATCACGTTTCTGACCGTTGTCGAGCTGGTCGGGCCGTTGCCGAACCTGCCCGATGCCCTGCGCCGAGGGGATCGCGCCGATGCCTCGCGCCTGCTGCTGGGCGCGCTGATCGGGTTGCCGTTCGGTATCTGGGCGCTGAGCCGACTCTCGCCCGAGGTCTTCGGCTGGTCGGTGTCCCTGATCGTGCTGGGCTTGCTGAGCCTGCTCATTGCCGGCTGGCGCTATGCGCGCACGCTCTCCGCGGGGACGATCGTCGGCGTCGGCGGCCTCGGCGGTTTCCTGAGCGGTGTCTCGGGGCTCGCCGGTCCGCCGGTGATCATGCTCTACATGTCGAGCCGTCTGCCGGCCGAGGTCATCCGGGCCAACTTCCTGCTGTACCTTCTGGGCATCGACATGATGATGCTGGCGGCATTCTGGCTCATGGGACAGCTGCAACCCGCCGCAATCGTCACCGGTGTCGCTATGATCGTCCCATACGTTCTCGCCAACATGGCCGGAGCGCAGCTGTTTCGCCCGGGAGCGGAGCGTCAATTCCGGGCGGTGGCCTATGCCATCATCGCGGCATCGGCTATCCTGGGCCTGCCGATCTGGGGCTGAAGGGGGCCGATCCATGCGCCTGAACGAGATTACCTATACCGACGCCAAGCCGATCGAAGGCTACGGACCGGGCTTCTTCCGCATCGGCGGCAAGGTGCTGCGCGGTTCCGTCATCGCAAGCCCCAACGGAACCCGGGAATGGGGCGGCTATGACGATGCCGCACCGTTACTGGAACTGGCCGGACGGATCGACGTGCTCTTCATCGGCACGGGCGCGGACACGGCTCATATCCCCGCGCCCCTGCGCTCCGTTCTCGAGGAGGCCGGGATCGGAGTCGAGGTGATGGCGTCTCCGGTCGCATGCCGCACCTACAACATCCTGCTGAGCGAAGGCCGGCGCGTCGCGCTGGCGCTGATGCCGGTCTGAAACGGAAAGCTGGCAACTGACGGCATGGACCTTGCGATTTCCGATCTGAGCGTCGCGAGAGGCGGCTTGCCGATCCTGTCGGGCGTGTCCTTCCGGCTGCGGCCGGGTGCGGTTCTGGCGTTGCGCGGACCCAACGGCATCGGCAAGACGACGCTCCTGCGCACCATCGCCGGGTTGCAGCCCGCGCTGTCGGGC encodes:
- the secF gene encoding protein translocase subunit SecF, with translation MRLRMVKDDTHFDFFGRWKLWLGISGVLMVVALVSFLLQGLNYGIDFRGGTTIRTESPRAVDIGEYRSAIDTLGLGDITITEIFDPAFGDDQNVAMIRIQAQDDQEAVSAELIAQVEEALKTVRPDIRFVSVESVGPKVSGELIQTAVIAVGLAIGAVLIYIWLRFEWQFALGAVLALVHDVVLTIGVFSEIQIRFDLAIIAALLTIVGYSLNDTVVVFDRVRENLRKYKKRPLKEVLNLSINETLSRTLMTSFTTLLALVALYVLGGDVIRGFVFAMIWGVVVGTYSSIFVASAILLYLGVKRDWSKPDANAGTQFANIDA
- a CDS encoding TSUP family transporter translates to MPEALGSVLQTDGLIWLLIAVIAAGLVRGFSGFGSAMVMMPVAASVLTPFAAITFLTVVELVGPLPNLPDALRRGDRADASRLLLGALIGLPFGIWALSRLSPEVFGWSVSLIVLGLLSLLIAGWRYARTLSAGTIVGVGGLGGFLSGVSGLAGPPVIMLYMSSRLPAEVIRANFLLYLLGIDMMMLAAFWLMGQLQPAAIVTGVAMIVPYVLANMAGAQLFRPGAERQFRAVAYAIIAASAILGLPIWG
- a CDS encoding Mth938-like domain-containing protein produces the protein MRLNEITYTDAKPIEGYGPGFFRIGGKVLRGSVIASPNGTREWGGYDDAAPLLELAGRIDVLFIGTGADTAHIPAPLRSVLEEAGIGVEVMASPVACRTYNILLSEGRRVALALMPV
- the yajC gene encoding preprotein translocase subunit YajC gives rise to the protein MEGFAQFVPLILIFGIMYFLLIRPQQQKLKQHQAMVKALRRGDQVVTQGGIVGKVSKVKEDGELELEIAEGVKVRVIQSTIASVISKTEPAK
- the secD gene encoding protein translocase subunit SecD, encoding MIQLELWKRIAIILACLVGLALAFPNAFYTRVETHNDAVAAIEAGGVTPELEAQAALWPSWLPSDLVNLGLDLRGGAHLLAEVQVEDVYATRMESFWPVVRDALRPERAAVGTIRLLPSPPDRLQIRISQPEGMARALEVVRGLATPVTSLTGIGGNDIDVTGQGDTITVTLSEAERLATDERTVQQSLEIIRRRIDEVGTREPTIQRQGDNRILIQVPGIGSASELKDLIGTTAQLTFNPVVSRGTDANASAGVGNRVVPSLDDAGVYYTIESAPVVTGEELVDAQPSFDQDGRPAVSFRFNTSGARKFGDYTAENIGAPFAIVLDNEVISAPVIQSHIPGGSGIITGNFDVAESTNLAILLRAGALPARLDFLEERTIGPELGQDSIDAGKIATIVAFVAVLGYMVLSYGLFGIFANIALIINIAMIFGLLSLIGATLTLPGIAGIVLTVGMAVDANVLIFERIREELKTAKGPARAISLGYERAMSAIVDANITTLITAIILFAMGSGPVRGFAITLGLGIVTSVFTAIFVTRLLVIIWFERRRPKTIEV